The sequence TAATGAGAGATGGTTTGAATATTAGACCACAATTTTATTTGCATGCACTGCATGACTGCCACCTGCTGATCAACCATTCAGATGATggccttttaattttatttttatgtatcctcTTTCCTTGAACCCATTGTGTTTCCCATCTCTGAGTGCTATCTCTTGACAGCTTTTTCTTCATGTGACTAGTTTCTTTTAATACTAGACTTTAGTTGCCTCCAAAGGAAATAATGAACAGTTACTCGGCATCACAAAATGTTTGTCTTCCTCACCTGTTTCTTCAATGGCGTCATCTtctgagaatttttaaaattttgtaatttGGTTTCCTACAGCTTTTCAGcatgatattttatatttttatgaagCATCATATGTGATTGAGAACATTCCAATTACAAAAAAATCTATGTGTTCTTGGACAGTACTCATAAGATAGTGGTTTCAGACGTTATCTTTTAATATACTCTATCTTACCATTTTTCAGATGAAAGCCTGTAGCCTAAGAGAAGTCTTGTGTAGTTCATAACTTTGTATTTCTCGCTTCATATGTCTCAATTctgttaaaatttttaatttatccaaatttttcttccattcatTACAAAATTTCAGCATGTCATGTTTATTAAATGCAGCATTTTACTGTAACTGAAATTTCAAAAACTGTAGAAAAGCCTGAATTGACAAGCTGAAACTTCTTATATCCTTACATGTACTTGTGCATGAAGTTGCAAGAACAGAAAAGTTACAGTAAGAAATTACTCTCTTGCTTTTATGTTCTTAAACTATAGGAAATGTCTTACTTTTTACGCTTACACCATAAACATTAACTTCTTGGACAAAATCCATCATACCAATGACGTCTGCAACTTCTAAAGTAGCaacattttctcctttccacctgTTGAAAAAATTTCTCATATTAATATAGATGTTAGCTTATACATGTTTTATTCTATACATGACAGAGGACTACTTTAAACGTGGGCGACATTCTTAACTGAAGAATCATTGCCTGGTTTAGTGCCGTCATATTTGAACACCCAGTGATACAAGAAGTGCCAAATTTGTTTAAACAAAATCACTAAGGATAGGAATCAAGTCCACCAAAGTGCACTCCAACATATTGGAATTTTTCAAAGTTGACATTCATCATGTCTGACCTGTGTCATCCAGGCATGCATCTGTGTGATTTCTTCCATGGATTTACTCTTAACTTTGTGCTGTACCTGAAAGTGTCTCCCACCCGGTCAGTGAAGTAGAGGAACCCATCCTCATCCATCACTAGGAGGTCCCCTGTGTCAAGATACACATCTCCTTCCACAAACACATTACGCAGGAGTttcttctctgaggcttctttATTTCCAACATATCCAGAAAATGGGCTATCCTCAGTAACTTGAAAAACTAGAAGACCAGGTTTACCTGCAGGCCATGAAAAGGGGAAACATGTACAGACAtctatatatatagagagagggAGACATATATCTAAACATATATAGAGTGAGCTATTAGGAGCATAAATTATCATATTAAAAATCCTTTGGAAAGCCACGTCGGTTTTATGTGTCTTATTGCTACATTTCCTTAGTTCTTCCCTGAACAGAAGAAATGGGTGAGTGGAAAAGGGAACATAATTTTGCGTCCTTCTCTTCCAAAAATCTGGACCACAGGGAAGAGATCTTTGGAGTGTGTTGTACATCACTTACCTGGTAAAAGCATTTACCCATTGAAAAGATGATTTATCATTGTGTATCCTTTATCTTTATGTCATTAGAAAAGGGTGATGGTAGTCAAACAATATGTGTAGAGGCAAAATATATAGTATCTAAGATTTTTGAGGGCTTTGAGGTTTTCCAGAGGATAGGGGTGCTACTGCCTTAGCACTGGTGTGCTGGTGTGACAAAACAAGTTGTAATCCACAATGTGTGCCCCTGATCATCAGGGGGTCTCTGTGGTCTGAAGCATATCCCTACTGGGCATCACTCCTTGTTGCTGCCTAAGTCCTATTTATAACAAGGACAAATCTTCCATTGACTGCACtggaattgattcagaatgCCCTTTAAACATGTTTCTTGTATTATTCTTTATCTGTGATAACTACTGGCTTTGTTCTCAATGTGCTCCTGAGATTTAAAGATAATTCCATCTTcgaaaaacatttattttactcCTTCAGAAGATGTCAGGAAATGTTTTccaacaaataattttcttcatagccGTATTTCTGCGTCCTAAATTTAATCCTCTTCATTTTTTTGAACACTCCATATGGAAAATAGAATGAAAGCTCATACTACCTTTCAGAAGAGGAGCTGGCATTGCTGCAAATACCATGCATAATTTATAACAAAagaacaaccaaacaaaacagagTTGCTTTAACCCCTAGTCACTTTTACAGAAGGATTGTCCAGTCCGTTTTGTGAATTTACTGTCATTACTATCTCACATTGCATCCAGCAACAGCTTCAGAGTTACCTAAAAATTATGTGTAATCTCCAAAATTTTTCTAGTTGTGTCATGAAACTGGGAATTTTATCAATTTCACTGAGAACGCAATATTTTTTTGTGCACTTTCTAATATGACTGTAGTGAGGAAGCAAGctcttttcaagaaaaaaaaatctttttctttatttggatATTGTcagcaaataatattttatcagaaaaaaatagaagattGCTACTTTTTTCTTCCAGTACTACtaccataaaataaaataataaaaattatatcatatcataataTATCAAGTTATATTATCAAATATAAGCAATAATAATTGCTGATTTGATGACCAGTACTACTGTGTGTCATTGAGATCTGACATTATCATAACCTGCTATCATTTAGGTCTTCCTCTTCTACCTTCATGATTTTTATCTCTATGATAATTAAATCTACATACTAAAACCAGTGATGTTAAAGACCTTTTCCCCACAACAGTTAACTTTGACGCAGATGGATTCATGCATGTGTACACAggcacatgaatatttgatgtGGCTTTGATAAATGCAGTGCTGTCTTTGGTGAGACtcagttttggggatttttcccaAGGATATTCTCAGCTAGGAGGCTACCTTATTTTCAGTCTGGGAGCTTCAACTCTTTGAGGTGGAGTATTCCATTTTAAGTAGGATTTTGGGAAATCTGTGAAACTCTAGGTACTAAAATGATAAATCTGGTTTTGTCACTAATCATAAAAATATGATCCACaatttgaaatttttctgttcttcatcaGAATTTTAAATCTGAAACTTAGAAAGCATCTTTAAACATCTGGCCTCAGAGCACAACATAGCTGGGAATTactgtatctttttttttattaaaaaaaaaaagaagcactaaaaaatctgatttttccaGGAATAGGAACAAGTTCTTCTCAAGtgagaataaaaatattatggGTCCCAAATATTACTAATGTTCTAatattattgtaattttttattttgggttaatttataaatatttggaTATATTATTGCATATATTAGCAACAGATCTCTGTTTGGATctattttccaattttttctattttcaagtTCTAGGTGTATGTCAAAAATCTGTAGCTTACAGGAATTTCATCCTCTAAATTGAGTTATCTGTTAGTTAACAGATAACTAATATTTTTCCTTACCTATGGGTGCTTTCTTACACCTTCCATTTTCGTCTTTTATAAGTTCTTGTTTCCAGACATCATATTTCAACAACTCAAAAGAATgtagaaactaaaaaaaaaaaagaaaaaaagcacataGGCATACTTAAAAACACCTCTTTCTTACTAATTTTCTAGATTGGATAAGAATTGCTTTGAATTAATGAATAGTCCCTATTGACTTTTGAAGACTTGAGACAGCCTGAAATAAACTGACAGTATTCTAAGAGGCAATTGTCAGAAAGTGTTCATATCATGATAAGCAACACTAAGAATACATATAAAGGTGAGTGTTCATCTCCTTTACTGATAAAAAGAAGCCCTTGTCTAAGAGTAGGGTCAGATTCAAATAATTTATACAAAGGATAAAGTGCCTTTGATCAAATTGTCAGTTTTGCTTTAAAACTGCCATCCATTTCTAATATTGCTGGAATGCAAATCAAGATGATtctctgacaaaaaaaaaaaatccaaaataaatttacagACATCTCAAAAATTACACCAGACAGATGCAAATGGAAACTTTCAACTTAATGACCTGATTAGTCTTTCCTGCCTCAATCCTCCATCCACGTGGTTAAGATTGCTAGAAGATTCAAAGTCTTGCAGAGTTGTTATCATCATCATGCCAAGGCATTTTTGGCATCTCAGATATAAAGCAGAAATCATTTGGAAGTCATTAATCTGGTCTTGATCTTAACTGATCTGAATCTTTAGTATTGTTTGAATACTATTTCATTGTTGTATAATGTTCATGAGTCACAGAAACTGTACAAATTGGAAAAGCATTTGGGACTGTCAGGGTGTTTTTATGGTAGAAACACTGAGAGTTTAAACAGTGGTTGTATTTGTAAAGGTATAGCTTAGATATTTTGAAATTAGTATTTTTCTCCTCTATTTGCTgagaattttgatttttttttatattgttaatcttatttcagagaaaatgtgaTGCTAGTTTTAATGAGTGAAGATGCAGCCAAAGAACAAATTTGCATAAGTTTGCTTTGGAATATCTATCTCCTGATTAATACAAAAAGTCAAATCAAAACTAGTTTCTGGCCTTATCATTTATTATATGTGAATTTTCAGGATGATTAGTAAGCAATTAATAAGAATTGTCATTACCCAGTCCTTTGGGTAGTCACTTCTATACAgacagtttggggttttttaaatatattttagggGAAAAGTTGGGTACACAAGCTTCTATGTACTCATTGTGTATATTTACTGTGGCTTCAAAATACATGTACAGAGAATAGAGTCAAGGAAGTGGCTAAGAATAAGGCTTCTGTTTTCATGAaccaattattattattattgtatcTGGAAAGAAGGaagcattttcttccttcctgttcTTTACGATTTCTGCCTTTCCCAtgccttttacatttttttaaagttattgtATGGTTAATTGGTTGGTaggtttgttggttggttgatttGATAATCCTTACCTTTGAGAAGATGCCAGCACGGCCCACAGCTCCTATTTTATTAGTATAGTTCAGGAAACTAAGACTTCCTTCTGTGGACCCATagaattcaaatattttaactgGGCCAAACCTCATCAGAAACTCTTTCCATACAGAAGGTCTAATACCATTTCCAAGGGCAATGCGCACCTCATGAACTCTGTCCTCTTCTTTCTGTGAACAGACACAAAAAGAAACATCCTGTAGCTGGGAAAAGTGGATCTAAATACCTAAAATTGACCTAGTACTTTCTAACAGAACAATTTTTATTTGTGAACTGCCACCTTGACTAAAATACTTCACCgtatggggttttttgctgttgttgttgattttttaaaaataaaacagaaaagcaaaagcaatctTGATCTGAGGTTGAGGGGCTTTTGCAGGGTGAAAActttatttctgtaattcttTGAATTTTCACTTATGAACTCTATAAAGAGGACGTATattgaaaagtttaaaagatTTTAGCTGtaaataaatggattttaagGAATTGCCATTTTCCATAGAATGGAAGTTCCTTTCCCACCAAAAAGAGAAGTTTTCCTGTATCAACAAAATCGTGCCTTAGAAAACACTTGTGATACACAAAAGTTGGTTCTTTTTGTAATGATACTTGGTAGAAAATTTTTCACATCTGCCATGTTCCTTATGGAacctgaaaaagcagcagaataaCTCAAAGCTATAATAACTCATATTATTAGGTTCATTTTTAATCTTAAATCCAAATTCATCAAAAGATTATAATAAAATCTGCAGTCAAAATGTAGTTGTTAATGTGTTGTTTGTTACGTATTAGTGATGCAATTATTGTGGTAAACTATTCAAAAGTTTACTTGCATAAGTGCTTTTGGCATAGGAGCAGACTGCACAGCCCCCTGCCCATAGGACTGTGGTCAAGACTCTCAGAAGCCCTCACTTTTTTGGAGGTGTAGTTGGGATTGAGTAATTAAGTTACTGTTATGGCTAAATGtcagcagaaaataaacttatttCAGGTCAACAGGAACGGTTTCTTCAAATCAAATAAatggttggtttggttttgttacaGCGTTATTCCAATCtttaaaactgtaaaattaTGTTTGATTTGTAAATAATATTAGGGTGATTTAAAGATGGAACTTTGCCTTGTAATTGCACTGAAATGTTTTAGCAGAGTCACAAACTTTTGACTTTCAAAAACATTCACATAAAATTGTTTTGTGAACTATGTATTAGCAGACAACTTCATTTGATCCAGAACTGCATTTTATGGCAGATAAATTATTTGCCACAACAGCATAACTGTAATGGAGACCAAACCTCACTGTTAAACACAGCAGTGAAACTGGAGTTTAATATTCCCTACTTCTGCATAATCAAACgtgttttcttttgcaatttTAATGGTAACTCTGAAGGAATAAATGTTTTTGGTCACATGTATGTAATCCAACTGAATTTTAAACCAGCTGGGACGCTGACTGGAAGACTTCCTTCATGCACAATGTTGTCCCTTCTTCAACACTTTGTCTTCAGGATGAAATGAcgggttttgattttttccctaATGTATTTTGTGGTACTGTAAGACTTGAAGTAAAACTCAAGAGTTTGACAGATTACAAGCAATAGGAGAAACTGTTATTCTTACATTCTTATCTTGGTTCACGCCCGGTTCAACAGGTGTGATCTGCAACATTTTCCTGAACTACCTtgaattttaaatgtctttatttAAAAGTTACATGGTTCTCTTTAAAAACATTCTTTGACATACTCAGTCACAGAGTTTCTGTCCACATGGAGAAATCCCCAAGTGCCTCCTAGTTTCCAAATCCATGCTGTTTCTCAGTTTGTGAGACCTGGCATGCTCAGTgaaaggagggaagggcagACACCCTGTGCCTGATGTAGAGCATACTCCAACAGGTCCAGCATGTTCAGTCCCAGACCTGAACCATACCAGACCTATTACCCTGCATGGGTTTCTTTCATAGCAGATGAACCTGTGTGATACAGTAGAGGTTAGAtattatatatgcatataacATCTGGTTGTATGTTATATGTGGTCATAGCCTAGTAAGATACGTGATGTTGACAGAGCTCCTGATGTACCTGATCCACTCCTGTTAGCAACCTCACCTCCCTCAACTCACCCAGGCCACCTCTGGTTTTCCCTCTTACCAGTTGCCAGTTAAGTATCTATTTGTTCTCTGTTAAATTTTTGTTATTGAGTCATGAAAATATAGTTCTCATTGctttttcctgcaggagaaacCTTTACACAACTGGTCTGGCCTAGCTAATTATTCCTTTTTGGTTTCCTGATCCATGGACTACTGATACAGTAGTTGCTGTTGGCCAGGCTTGAGTTGTGTTTCAGGCTTGTTTGTATAGGCTTGAGCTCTGGCCAACAGCTATCCTTCTTGTACCCTTTAGTACTTTTTGTCTTTGATCCCTCTCCTACATCCAGACCACCCAATAATAAGATTCTGTTCAAACCAGCTGGAGAAttctttcagatattttcttGTTCCTAGTCCTTGCATTAATCTCTGACCAATACCATTGGAGATCATTTGAACTTTGTGCTTGAACATGAGGTTTTCTGAGGTATGTAGGAATACTTCTTGTCACCTCCCTTCAGTAATATCCTAACTATCAagcataaaatttaaaaagttaacCGAGCTGTCCCAAAAATTAACCAAGCTATCATTGAGAAGTGAGAGTTGCTACTTAGTAAGCATTTTCAGACTTGTCACTGTTTGgtgacattttaattttttccaaacCTGGTCATGATCTTTAGGACTGTTATCTCAGGGGGGTTGCACCATACTGTTAGTACTTTGGCTTCATGGAGATATATCCATCATCTGATATACAGGCATGTAAGAGAGTGTGCCTTTGGAAGACCTCTAAGAAAAAGACTTAATAAAAACTCATTCATTAGTTTCAAAGTTAAAAATTAACTATCATCCATTAAATACTGAACATACTAGATCACTCTTGATAAACAATTACTTTGGAGCAGAGCACTGAAATAGTTAAATCATTCAATCTGGTATGAACTCTTTTTGGTCATTGTGAATGCTGAAGCTTTTACAGCTTACACCTTTTCCTGACTGACCTGTTGTGACCTGCTGGTCACTCAGATGAAAAGCCAACAAGCCTGGCTTTGCAGAGGCACTTCTGTGAGTGTCGGGGTACGTGTCCTGTCCTGCCAGGCTCGTTCCTTTGTCACCACTGCACTTGCTGGTGTAAACTTGATTGCTATTGGTAATAGCAATGAACACAAGACACAAGGACCGCTGTAAAAAGCTATCAAACATTGAAAATACTACACTGTTCAGAAATCAGTGAATCCATCTAACTTTCAGATTTGCTATGTCTTAAAGCTGCATTTGCAAATGGAACTTACACAGGGCTGATTGCAGAGATAGCGGCAAAGTTCTCCTATATATAAAAACATGGTAACATTGTATTTCCTACAGTCATTCCAAAAGTCTCTCGCAGaaaatttcttcttcaaaaCACAGGTCGCTCCTATGTGATGAAAACAGGtaagaaatttcaaaataacCTTTAAAATAAACCACTTGTCTTCTACCACtattgtaacaaaaaaaaaaaaaaaaaaaaaaaaaaaaaaaaagaaagaaaaaacttgtCATTCTCTTAATTCAGTTAATGATAAATTCAGCTAATTAAATAAATTGTAAGCTATTTCCAACAGGATCCATCTGTTAAATGAAACTTGCACAACTAAGCCTTGTTTCTTTTTACGAGTAGTAACTAAAACCTTAGAGTAACAGAAGCAACAAAAGCAAATCTTTTAATGATCATTCATTGTTAGGAATAGCctaaacattttgtttctgtcttGATCATGAGCTAGTTTAACTCCAAAAAAAGATCTTGGTATGGGGAAAATTGTTGCTCGCAGCTTCTCTATTTGTGTGACAAGTGGTGAAAAGGAAACAGGCTGTCTTTGTTGTTTCCCTTTCATTCCCCTTTTTCTGTTCCTTGACAACTGAGAatcaaaactattttcttttctgtgaccCTGATGTTCTTTTAGAGCTTTCAATTTCAAAAGCCACTTCATTCTACCCTCTCATATCTGCCACCCTATCACTTCCTAAGTGTTGTAAGTCAAAAATTTACAAATTTCTatcttttcaaaattttttttttgcccaagTCGTCTTTGTCCTGTATGACATTTCCCAGGGCCTTCCAAATTTTGAATACCTTTCTattcctctttttccctcttGCCTGTTCCTCCCTGATCTTGAAACCTTTCAGAGCTCTTCAGCCTCACCCTCCTCAAAGCTTTGTCATTCAAATCCCAGACTCCCAGATCTCTATCTAAACACCTAAAAAAGACATTACCCTACATTTTCTGTCCCAAGAAAATTCATAGCCTCAAACCTCTTCACACACTCATTTTCTCATCCCCTTTGTGTTTCTGTTAAGCAGAAGCAGTCTTGCCAGCAGTTACTGTGAGCCATCATGCCTGCCTGCCTTGTTCCTGAATAAACCAAACAGTGAAATGTCTTTTAAAGCACTCCAGTTATATACTTGGCGTGCCAAAACCCAGCATCTAGGCAAGACTCTAATGATAGAAAATGAGGATGTACCTGGCAAATATCTGGTTGATAGCTCTCTACAAATAACTCCCATTATCAAATTTAGAAGGGGAGATTTTGtcctttttcatgtttttcactTTGAGATGATGAATCTAACTCTGTAGGTCTTACTCAAATAAGAGACTGAAAAAGCTCCACAACACATTTAGTCAATCTTATTCAGAAGGTTGGGCTTCCACAATGCATTTGTATCTTCTGACACTACAAATCAACCACAGATGCCTGTGTGAATGCCTTTACAGACTTTTGGCATAGGGTAGGAGGATGATTTCAGGTTAAACCTACAGAATATATGCAGTGATGCTAACAATACACAGACCTCAAGTCATTTTATGCTGGATTTATACAATTATTAGTGTATGTTCTAAGCTTCAAAACTGTGCATATACCTTAGATATTGTCCGCAAATGGGGGAGAtgataaaaatgataaaattacAACAGATTTTTGGTAAACATAATATTTGAGTTACCAAGCACTTATTCACCTAATATTAAGATGTTATAGCCTTGTCAAGTTAATGGAACTTCACTAGAAGGTAAATAGAAGGTAAATATTACCTAACTGAATGCATCCACTGATGCCAAGAAGAGAAGCACTGATGTGGTACAAGGGAAGAGTGACATATATAATATCCTGAGAAACTGCACCACACTGAGTCAATGCCAAGGAGGCAGCCAGAGTCCTGCGGTGAGTGATGATAGCAGCTTTTGGGAAACCTGTCAAAGGGAAAGAGCAAATAACTTCAATTGTATTGCATGCATTAATAATTTTGCTGAAGTAGAATTATGCTGGGAATGTACACGGAGAATTCTCTTCTTCTGAGTCTTTGTCCTATGCTTTGCTGTTTTATGAGTATATCCCCTTAGCCTCTCAGCTCCTTCACTCTTTCTGCCTGTAATTCTATTTAAACATAGAATTATAGAGTagttagggttggaagggataATGTAAAATGTATtcccaacccccctgccatgtcTGTTTCATTTGGGGGACAAAGTCCACGACCTTCACAGGCATGTGCAGGTCAAATATACATGCAGGTTTCCCTTGCCAGAAAGTGAGAATGGGGAAACCTCTGGAGAGCCACTGTCACTCAGCTTCTACTTGCAATACAAATAACTTCTATGAAGTTGTTTGGATTGACTAGTGGATGGATTTCCCCATTCTTCCACTCTAAAATTAACTCCTATTTCAGAATCATAAGCAGAGGTTCCACTGTTCTTCCTTTCTGAGCAACTCTTAGAGACTGACTTTGTTTGCTTTATAttcaagaaattaatttcagccATGGAGTATTTATGTAGAAGTTCAGTAACTGAAATTACACTCTTATGTAATTTCAAAAACACTTTAAAGTATACTGTGCTTCTAAGTAAATCAATCCTCCCTGTCTTGAATTGGAAATTCAAGTTCTgtctttttgtgtctttttgcTTAATTTATACTGCCTTAATTTTCAGAGGTGCAGCTGTACTTTGTTAGTACATATCCTCACCTGTACTTCCCGATGTGAAGATATGCAGAGCTGTGTTTCTTGTGTCAGTGACAGCTCCAAGATGAGAAGGAACAGGATGATCAGGCACCTTGTCTAGTTTGTCTGGTAGGGTGTGAACATGCTGGAAAGGAGAACTGGCGCTCATCATCCAGACAGCAACATTATTTTCCAAGAGattcaaaataaattctttctctATTGGTCCTAAACAATCTGCCaagttaaaacaaacaaaaaacacgtggtaatttttaaaataaatacaactgCAGAACTGATTACTAGCATTGAAATGATATATCATACCACTGTATAAACCTACCACAGGCATAGGAGAGCAGACCTGCATACTGCACAGTGAAAAAATCATCGTGATGTTCAAGATTCCTATATTTCTCAtgtggcttttattttaattggtAAAATACCATGAACTTAGTTGATGATGCTAGTATATAAGATTTAATTTAATCACATTTGTTCCAAAAGTTGGTGCGTATACCAAATAGCAAACCCTCAAAGATTCATATGGAATTATGGTACTACTGCCAACCTGTACAAAAGATGAAAACACAGGAGTAGAATATGCATAAATTGCCTAGTATTGCATAATGTGCCATAAACAGAGATGAAATTGCAGCTCCTTGCACTGTAATCTTTGCTTCAAGCAATGCTACCTCGGGATCGCTACTTAAAGTAGTTATAAAGTAACATAAATTTTTATGCAGGTATTTTGACCTGAAGGAAATCACAAAGGGAATCTGTGTCTTCCTGTAGTAAGTGAAGTTTTATATAAGCCACATAAAcgaataaataaaaatggaaatcaaaTTATGCTAAAGTATCTTCCAAGGCTGTTTTCTTGCTGATGCATGATTATTGCTGCTGATACCTTGTCCTTGGAGAATTTCAGATTTAAGCTTTTAATTCTACTAATTAATTGCATGGGATTTATACTCTTGAAATGTAGACATtatctcttttctctcctttttagACAACACTATCTCTTTCCTTAATTAATTATTcccctccttttcttcccctcttttaagtgtgtgtatatataaagaGCTTGCAGCTCTGAAGGGCTCTGATTTCCTATGTTTGATAAAAGCAGGAAACAGTAGAAAGTGAGCAGTAAGTGAAACACAACACAGAACTTACCTTCTCCTACGACCAGAGCTTTTGCTGCGCATGTATTAATGCAGTGCAGGAGAGATCTTGAGCGGATATTGACATTGAGAAAGGCCACGACGAAGCCCAGCTTGGCTAGCCCGAACCAGACA is a genomic window of Ammospiza nelsoni isolate bAmmNel1 chromosome Z, bAmmNel1.pri, whole genome shotgun sequence containing:
- the LOC132086483 gene encoding long-chain fatty acid transport protein 6-like, giving the protein MDEETRETPSMLYTWISTVAGGILVLCVSLKIFLPYFWADLIYFLRRKRSKATVKKWAKNGILSITDLFRQSVEKNPHKPFLIYEGTVYTYQDVERRSNRVAQAFLHYGNLRKGDTVALLMGNGPDFIHVWFGLAKLGFVVAFLNVNIRSRSLLHCINTCAAKALVVGEDCLGPIEKEFILNLLENNVAVWMMSASSPFQHVHTLPDKLDKVPDHPVPSHLGAVTDTRNTALHIFTSGSTGFPKAAIITHRRTLAASLALTQCGAVSQDIIYVTLPLYHISASLLGISGCIQLGATCVLKKKFSARDFWNDCRKYNVTMFLYIGELCRYLCNQPCKEEDRVHEVRIALGNGIRPSVWKEFLMRFGPVKIFEFYGSTEGSLSFLNYTNKIGAVGRAGIFSKFLHSFELLKYDVWKQELIKDENGRCKKAPIGKPGLLVFQVTEDSPFSGYVGNKEASEKKLLRNVFVEGDVYLDTGDLLVMDEDGFLYFTDRVGDTFRWKGENVATLEVADVIGMMDFVQEVNVYGVSVKNYEGRTGMAAIVLKRYHNFNGERLYKHVEAFLPSYAQPRFVRIMDVMQTTATFKHQKTHLANEGFNPEIISEPLYFMYEPAHSYIPLTREKYQKVVSGEIRL